The genomic stretch caataccaaccttccttttgtggtcataaaccttgtgttaaaatttcatagatttccattcactttgactaaagttagagtgcgaaaactaaaagtattcggacgacgacgacgacgacgacgacgacgccaacgtgatagcaatatacgacgaaatttttttcaaattttgcggtcgtataaaaaggtgcACAGCTGCCAAGAAATAAAGTGGATAAGGTGAAATTGCACTGCATGTTTCTGCACACTTTTGGTATGGTTGTTGTCCCCTGAGGCTTTGAtccattccccattttcattctcaaatttatgttaatataatcaacaattcataacatatgtacaactgTCAACTGgtttataatgataaataataataaaaaaaaaatagcagtcATCTGTAAGTCCTCTAATTTATAATAATTCTTACCTGtacacaatcggcgcaaatgaaactTCATTTTTACAAACACCGAGTATACAGTATTAAACATAGATATTGCTTctttgcagtggcggatcccgAAATTTTCATTAGAGGGGGCACGCTTCTGTCATGTTTCAGTGactgattccctatataatcaactgaTTTTTTTCCCATAAAAAGGGGGGATTGCCTCCTAAATCCGCATCTGCTTTCTGCTGTTATAAATACATTGTACCACCACTTAAACTGAATATTTGTATATACCAGTTATAAATGAAAGCCAAACTTTATAGATTTTCCTTCATCGGGAAAGCTCAAAGTCGGCGATATCATTAGAACCGAAACATTTGAAAAGCTGTATGACATATATGAGgaccctcatggggggggggggggggtcctagtaatcacataatcaccatttttttgccaatataatcacataatcattaaatatttgcttatctttagtaatcaaataatcataaactaaaaatacagtcctaggtaatcaaataatcatgaaatatttggcttaataatcaaataatcattaaaaaaacggccaagtaatcacataatcaaaaaccccatgagggccctcatataTCAGCTTTTCAAAAAATAAAGATTGCAACAGTCATGCCTGCTTGATTGTTCTCTCAGTAGCTATGCCCAGACAACTAGcagaatagatttttttttatatacttgtgTGATAAAATTAATAGTCtcaatgttaaatttcttttGGACTTTTGCTCGTAGTGCTCttgtttatagtttttttttcgcCGCGGATATTCAATTCTGGCGGGAAACGGTGTAAAGCAATCACCCTAACCAATCAATAGAACCAAAAACGAAGTTTTATTGTAATGGCCTAAGAGAGAATGAACCAATCATGTTCAACATCCGGTTAAAGTTGTCACGCGCCAAATGGCGAAATTGAAAAAGCAGACGATGTAGAAATGAACATGGCCATGAAATGAACATCAGCGAACACTTGGAAATCTTTCTGATAGCATGACTTTTGTGTACACACTGTAGCTTAGTTTTACACCCTGGTTGAACAATATGTCATGCTGACATATTCATAAAATTGTTTTGATCAtacaacaaaaatttaatatcaaagTGAAATTATTATTGAAGCAAAAAGGGGTGTGTCAAGTTAACACGATATTAGTAACTATGTTTTCTTTTGGTAGTAGACGACTACCACAGAGGTCCCCATGTCTGCAAAATTTCCACAAGAGACGAAGAAGAACCCGAACCTCCGATAGGTTTATACATGTGTATGCAACCTCCTCTGCAGAAACACAAAACTATCAGAACTATATGAGAAGTGACCCACATAACTTAGCAGACGTTCCTGATCCTTATTTAATTGAAGAAATAGATGGAGTTCAGTTTTATAGGACAACTGTCCCAGTTGTGTGTGAATCTGTCAAAAAAAGTCTCATGTCATCACACAAAATGAAGAAGGCTATCAAATTCAGAGAGCAGCCCACAACAATAATACTTCCAGAAAATAGAAACCAACTAAAATTAAGGGGAAGAAAGGGCAGAAGACTATTTGACAAAAGAGAACCAAACTCATTCATTTGTAGAGAAATTTCTTCAGGTTACTATGCCAcatacaattttgttttcattaatctactttacttagggagctaccatttgatttttatggggggctaggatgaaaaatgttgtcctgcatttttttttagctgtaatctctgtcctgcctttttatttttcactctgttcggtcctgccttttttttttagtttatcctgacttttttttatctaaattgtcgtcctgacttttttttttttgcaagtgtctcatcctgccttttttttttactcaaaactcctgtcctgcctatttttttcaaatttcatcctagcccccccataaaaatcaaatggtagctcccttactttaaggctttttatagctgtcttcagtattaatatttttttaaatattattttatttatagagTTGATCCTTTTCTTATTTTAAGAGTTGTCCTTCAGTGGTGAAACTGTTCTTGGTCATCAACTGTTAGAAAATAGAGTGACAAATTTTCTAAGCAATTTTGAAAAATcacttttcatttattattttttcttgttaAAATGTATcccttatttttttcttgttaaaATGTATCACTTATTTATAGGCATAGTTCTttctattttacaattttatacaacAAAGTTGTTATTTGACTACTTTAATATTACAGAGATTTccttaataaaatattgaaaatttaatcCATTTAATAATTGCATTTTCATTTCAAAGATCTTTACCTCTAAAACTATTAAACCAATTAAAACCAAACTAGATTTTGAACTAAATCAAACCAAAATAGATATGAACAATTCCTATTGTATGCCTATATTTTAATTTGTGAATTATATCAATTATGTCAACCAACATTATTAGCTACCctatacaaaaaaattaaaactgctgttacatgataaagataatttttttgatacatcagtaaaaagttttaaaaaatagacATGGGACAAACCTGCCTGGACAAATATTCTCAGACAGTCAATTTCTAtagtaattcaaaattttaaagacAATTTATCATTTGAGTTCTTCCCCTTTAGTTTATTAATGAATTGTACGAACTTCAAATACCCAAGTATCTCATTTTCttcatataaattattatatatattgctTAGACTATAGTTTATATcgaatttgatttttaattttaggagaGGAAAATGAAGAGAGAAAAAGACAAATTTTGGACAAATTGGAAAATGATAAAGAAAACCCATTGACAAGAGTAAGtatatatgtacataaaatgataaatgtcTTAAAAGAGGATGCTTTGACTTGTATTACAATTGAAACATTCTCAAAAATGAAAAGGAAGTAGAATCACTGAAACCATCATAGCAAATTATGGTTGAAAAGATCATTTTGAGTTACATTCCTTGTTAATATGGAAAATTGATTGAGCAAGAATTGACTTTTTTAATAGCTGactgcagtatgggctttgctcattgttgaaggccatacagtgacctatagttgtttatttctgtgtcatttggtcactcattggcaatcaaaccacatataACCTCTACTCCATGActaaatatttataactaaaacacaaatataaatttgCAAACAGCGCGTCGAATGTGATAGACGCTGCATTTAATTTGTATCTCAAATAATTTCCAACAGTAcacattttacaaatattaaaacatatatacaatatttcaaatatcaGTGTATCCACAGTGTATTTCACTTAAATTTCTGAATGGTAACCCTTCATAGATAGTCGAGGCCGTCCAGGAAAAACCAACAATCGTTCACATGATATATCAGTATGAATGGAAACCTGTATCCGTGCCAATGCTCAGgataaaaacatttaattagtaaatacatatatacaaatataaaatcagaaaaataactTTAATTGCAATCagcaataattaaaaataaaggaGCTTACTATGTTGAACGACGGCTAGAAAGTGAAGCGCTTGAAAAACACCAATATATCATTACTCAAAATTCGACTTTACTATACGAACCGCGGGAAaatacaaatattcttttttatatttaaacttgggggaaaaaaaatatattttacacagTTAGCCATTTACAGGTTAGTTATATTACAGTCACTGGGCACTAGATTTATCATGTATTGTCTAgattaataattatttttgaattattttcattCTTGAACATTTGAAAAGCATGTCAATAAAATTGATTTCATAACAAgttattttcattcctcaaaagttgaaaagcatgtcaatgaaattgatttgataacATGTAACTATACATGTAcacttaatataaataaaaagctttattttttagaCTGAAGAAGAAAGAATTCATGAGAGAGCAGAGTTTTTTTCCATGTCTATAAAACCTGATTTGAAATACCTGAGCCTACCTGAAGATTTTAGTCATAGAGATGATCCAGCTTATGCTGCCAGTATGTGTGGACAACAATTAGAATATCCATTACCAAAGAAGAGGAAGAGTCGTAACTTGTACACAGATAGTTGCTATGTGTCCTACCACTCAGATGATGATCCATATGATAATAGCCAAGGACTACCTTGTGGTATGCTTTTGTCATAATTTCTAGATACTACTGTAGTTCCCCTCTAGAAATGTAAAATACAGAGATGTGTTACGATTGACAATGATATAAGTACTTCAACAGACTTTGTCTTCTTTCAATGGTCATCTGCATCATATTATTGTAATGAATAAAGGAGATATGTGTggaatattcaaataaaataccAAGTCTTCAAAACAATCAAAGcataattgatttttaaaaagtaaatgtcTTACAAAGGTAATTGAGTCAGGACTTTTTCTAATCAAAAGGCTCAAATGGCCCTCATATTCAAAAAGTAGTTGTACCAATTGATATCCTAGTACAgaactactgtaaattcaaaaatttgcgTGCATTTATGATTGCAATTTTAAGAAAACAGCCACATGCAGATATGTACTAGAGATCAGAAGGGGAGTGTTCTAATCTTTGCAGTACTTAATGAGTCGCTTTTTAAGAATGAATAAAAACttcacattaatttctgaatttacaattttCACTGACCTATGAAACAGTTCCCTTATTGCATTAAACAAATGATTGTGGTTAACAtggattaaatatttatttgattttattgacAAATGAAGTGTATTGTATAGGGACAAGACTTTACAGACCACCAGACAAACTAGTGGAGTTAGTTGCTGACGCCATAACAGAGAGTCCTGATGGTATGCTTCAAGTTCCTCAGATATATACTGTTCTTATGTAAGTATCAATAAAATGTGGTTAAATACAGTCAGTTCATATATAAGTATCAAAACAATAGTTCAAATGCAGTCAGTTCATATGCAAATATCAAAACAGTAGTAACAATATtctaaaaacatacaaaaagagTATGTAATAATCTGAAGAAGGATTAccttaaatatatgatattttgtgGCAGGTTTTGCTAACTTCTGTTCAACATTTAATGGTCGAATGAGTTTAGGAAACATTGTATGCATAAATACCATAATGTGTtggaaattgaatattttatttttgtaaatatgaattttaagtcTTGATGTTTCACATCTCAATCATTTActattatgaaaaacaaattatatttagcCGTAAAAAACAGTCCTCAGGTGACCCTGCTTTTTGAATTAATCATTATTTatgttattaaatttatatattaaagcaGGTTTGATAATGTTGGGACATGTTTATATAGTTAATATAAAAtctggagatgtggtatgattgccaaataacCACCAAAGACCAATTGATGTAGATGTTAAAATAACTATATAttaccatacagccttcaacaatgaacaaaacccaaacAACATAGCAAATTATAGAAGCCCCTGACATGATAGCGTAAAGCACTTCAAAAGAGTTAACCAACAGTTTGATCTatgtaaaaaacaacaaaaatgttgtttGTCAAAATAAATCATCAGTtataatgtgaaaaaaaatagaacaacaTGTTccaagcgcttttctggatttaccatcACCAGGAACACTCAAAGCAGAAAATTTTGAAAGCCAAGTATGTATGACAACCAAAGCAGTTGACAAGCTGTATGAGCAAAAAAGACCTAAAAGCCAAATCCATCTGAAATTAACTGAGGCCAAGGATTCTTTTTACTTGTCTTTTGGATTATAAATCAATAGGATAGAAAAACACCTATAAAGCATAGAAAAATTGAGAAACCTTATATACTGTGCCAAAACAGTTTaacaacactttaaaaaaaaaaatttttgttctttctggaaaaaaattatttaaacatccttgatataatccttagttttacctgtaatttaaaaCAGTCGTACTTTTTTCCTGGAGATTGATTTCCcgccatttcagctttgcacgtgtaattgatgttttaccgtctgtacctgtacttttaaaacgatattaaaaatttctttttcactaACGTTCAAAAACACACCATTCAAAAACACACATTACACCTTTCAAAAAATTGCATGGTGCTTCAACCAGGTCTCCCCGAAAATGACCGTCAGAAAGCTCTTGGAATGGTTGATGCTGGAATGAGTGTTGCTGACATCATGGCTCGATTAAATGTGCATAAGGCAACAGTTcagagactaacaaacagatatcgacaaattgcaaCTGCACAGGATAGGTCGATATCTCGTAGACCAAAAAAACTATTGTCAACGGATCAGCGCTATCATCTCTTTACGTCAACACGTGACAAGTTGTTTTACGGCCACAATTTaagtagtgcattgactaagggcagctgctggtgtgcctGCCAATCCTTCATTGGTGCACTTAGGGCATGGCagagaaattgattttgaataacactataCTCATTTCCCCATTTTGACCCTCCTgcgctccatacaaagaaaatcctCATGAATGTAAGggataaacattcatgttgcttctgacatgtcataattccattttgttattattaaaattatatgtggctatgattttgtaataaaatgaaatttcacatttttgttgctaaacttttttggctcagtatattaTAAAACTGAAATCTGTATAATATAATGTTcatcatacaaatgaaaaataatgatcaaatatatatatttttagtaaCTTTTCAAATCTTATTTTCCAGGAATAAATATCCCTATTTTAGATACATGGATAAGTCTGCAGTCACTAGTTGGCGGGTAAGGTATCATAAGAACCTAATTTCTAGGAttgaaaaaaacttgttttttgCAAACTAAATTATTAAAGTTGACCTTTAGAGTCACAATAACATAATACTTACAAAATGTAGGGGACAAtataatatacacagaaaaaaagtaaCTTGCCACTAAGTGAGTTGGTAATTAggtatttattataatttctgaattaagtttgaattgaaaatttaaattaaatcttAAAACAGATGAAACAAAAGATTCATTGTTTACctaaaatctattaaaattgaattgtATGCTCACTTTTTTGCAAAACACATGATTAAGTTGGAATGAACATTTGAAATGAATTTTTATGTAAAAGAATacattttaatatggaaaaaGTGATTAAAATCAATGAACAaggaaaatatttacatttttttattggaagcagtcaatattttttttgagttatctcccattaataCTGGTAGAAATCTTGTATACATACTAACACATTGTCAGAATTTCTATTAGAGGTTTCTAtatttaagttattttatttccttcttttttactaatattttggcaatatttttttgtataattttgagTCTGTTTGATATATGATATAATGATTTATCTCCCatcaattttgataaataaactcTGTATATTCATGTATTCATGCAAACACACATTAATTTTCAAacttccaaatgaaaaaaaactgtaTGTCACtatcaatatatgtatatattagttTAACtgtgtttttcaataaatttgtTCATTAATGATTTACTTTTCAGAGTTCTGTAAGACATGCACTTTTCCAGAAATGGTTTAGGAAAGTTAAATTCACAACTCCAGAAATAAGCAGTAAAGGGTGTTTTTGGTGCATTAATACTCAAGTAGATTATGCAGAAATTTGTGCTGCAAGAACCAAAAAAGGTAGGGAAAATGATTTTGTGAAGTGTTTAATTGTAAACATATCTTTTACCCTTGTATTTGTAACCTGGGACAAGTTACTCTATTGTTGTGATGAATATGCCAAAGGATGGCAATATGTAGTGTAAAGGGAAACATTGTGAAACTTGGTGAATTACTTTTAAGATTTCCATTTCcactgtttgtttttttataaatgcatATGGTTAGGCTGATAGAGTAATTCCCTGTCATTGAGTTTCAGCGTAAccctttgaaacattttttttgggaaaaaggaCAGATTGTATATAAGACCCTTGTACAATCTTATAGCTCACACTGCAACAATAGTTACTGTTTTAATATTAATGGTACTGTCATTTTCAGAACAATTGTTTAAAGATTTTACAGTATTGATTTGCAACATGTAGTTGTAGTATTATTATCTCTTAAATTAATTTGAGCACATCTTTTTTACAGAAGAAAATACAGATGATTTAGACATAGATCCAAATCTACCAGACAATGTTATAGCATTACTAAAGGAAGAGGAGAAAGAATTGCAGAAGGTTGTTGTTAAAGTAGAGGTAAACAAAAAGATTTATTTCATTCTATTACCATGATTTCCctgtaaaataaaacatcatttcacatgtgaaataaatttgaaaatctcATCCCTTTGAAATATCATACAACTTTGGTGATGTCAATATATTTTTGATGACATTACATCAAAACAAATTGAGAATGTGTAGATGAAGGTAtagttttttttgcattttgtgTACATGATAATTTTACGTTTGTTTTAGGTTTCTCTTGGATTTTTGCTTGTTATtctattcaaaaaaaaaattgataagaGAGTAGCCATTATTACAGTGTCATCTCAGTAACTGATAAATGTGTTGAATAATATCTTGTTGCTGTGCATGAATCCAAGTTATTCTAAAAACTCTTCATCTCATGACCTAAGGATGCTGCAGATATTTAATTCAAGTTCAAAGTTAACAAATGTATTGTTGTAGGAATATTTTGTTTGCAACTTGCTTTGATCTAAATATCTGTCTTATGACTCAAAGTCTAAATCTGGGAGGTCAAGGTCACTTCATTTATTCACCCTTAATCAGGTGATTCTGCTATCTAATAATGATTTAAAGTTGTATAAAACTAGGAGCCAATTAAGGTTACATCTGTTAGGTAAAGGTTATACAGTTATAACCATGCTAAAGccttc from Mytilus edulis chromosome 7, xbMytEdul2.2, whole genome shotgun sequence encodes the following:
- the LOC139530030 gene encoding uncharacterized protein, translated to MFSFGSRRLPQRSPCLQNFHKRRRRTRTSDRFIHVYATSSAETQNYQNYMRSDPHNLADVPDPYLIEEIDGVQFYRTTVPVVCESVKKSLMSSHKMKKAIKFREQPTTIILPENRNQLKLRGRKGRRLFDKREPNSFICREISSGEENEERKRQILDKLENDKENPLTRTEEERIHERAEFFSMSIKPDLKYLSLPEDFSHRDDPAYAASMCGQQLEYPLPKKRKSRNLYTDSCYVSYHSDDDPYDNSQGLPCGTRLYRPPDKLVELVADAITESPDGMLQVPQIYTVLMNKYPYFRYMDKSAVTSWRSSVRHALFQKWFRKVKFTTPEISSKGCFWCINTQVDYAEICAARTKKEENTDDLDIDPNLPDNVIALLKEEEKELQKVVVKVEDAGLVSCSTVKVPAHLINQEADHDPILTTCFTTPKAGYYYGIHSGSVFPVSTRKKAILPVSYMNRCLTPSLIGSRSTSPLSDSSNSCSSLVSPLLNSVKPDTLGVDSQTSLGNSSINWAPKLPFDQFLDGPITPSQEFLPEKSEDILSNCHYLENDDIVRSSCSDLSSGKSSVYGDWEPGYELKENDLLQCLNENVNTSMNFKSEDNTEIGYIIPDGVKWGFIGMDEMPTAIFDKDVMASSPEYQSLSPESNPEI